From a single Nitrogeniibacter mangrovi genomic region:
- a CDS encoding ICP22 family protein, with protein sequence MAEEHESAVELADIMMSFGRVQGAAETLAEFIRGNPKKAVQPWIKLLEVYKAANMRGEFDALTDKLNKTFNVKTVSWDDFDEVKLAPDSVEQMPHIISLLQKEWMTRECQIYLQKLLRDNRGGTRQGFPLGVVDDLLMLQAVLEDQLGPYRMTDEELAAALAGTGEGGPQTRSEDAPGESDAGFVAPPQELAPDLDFEAPDPSSGEPSGLEETELFDLDHTPERTELPALDFQLDSGDLDNREDASSEERTEETPDDESDDSDAPPDQTWLIPPPGKPD encoded by the coding sequence ATGGCCGAAGAGCACGAATCGGCCGTCGAACTGGCCGACATCATGATGTCCTTCGGGCGGGTCCAGGGTGCCGCCGAGACCCTCGCGGAATTCATTCGCGGCAATCCCAAGAAGGCGGTCCAGCCCTGGATCAAGCTGCTCGAGGTGTACAAGGCCGCCAACATGCGGGGCGAGTTCGACGCCCTCACCGACAAGCTGAACAAGACCTTCAACGTCAAGACCGTGTCATGGGACGACTTCGACGAAGTCAAACTGGCGCCGGATTCGGTCGAGCAGATGCCCCATATCATCAGCCTGCTGCAGAAGGAGTGGATGACCCGGGAGTGCCAGATCTACCTTCAGAAGCTGCTGCGCGACAACCGCGGCGGCACCCGGCAGGGCTTCCCGCTCGGGGTCGTGGACGATCTGCTCATGTTGCAGGCGGTTCTCGAAGACCAGCTCGGCCCCTACCGCATGACCGACGAAGAACTCGCCGCGGCGCTGGCCGGGACCGGCGAGGGCGGGCCGCAGACGCGGTCGGAAGACGCCCCCGGCGAATCGGACGCCGGATTCGTGGCTCCACCGCAGGAACTGGCGCCGGATCTCGACTTCGAAGCCCCGGACCCCTCCTCGGGCGAACCGTCCGGTCTCGAAGAGACCGAGCTGTTCGACCTCGACCACACCCCGGAGCGCACGGAACTGCCGGCCCTCGACTTCCAGCTCGACTCGGGCGATCTCGACAACCGGGAAGACGCCTCCTCCGAGGAGAGGACCGAAGAGACTCCCGATGACGAATCCGACGACAGCGACGCGCCGCCCGACCAGACCTGGCTCATCCCCCCGCCGGGCAAACCCGACTGA